A portion of the Glycine max cultivar Williams 82 chromosome 10, Glycine_max_v4.0, whole genome shotgun sequence genome contains these proteins:
- the LOC100810338 gene encoding OVARIAN TUMOR DOMAIN-containing deubiquitinating enzyme 4-like isoform X1 translates to MSICFSTSQSSINAVVLKGRTPLLMSSNIHGLWSQGISTSISSSLSPGKSEISHVGLSVCTKLSCSTVMGQTIRGGFLGSCCSKQRGNPRFFSSVVPRKRYHEISLACQTINMRLLVPKQNMMRKVKCNLGSVSWPRGCASVGLIFGLLVCNLSSEPAHAESHSENENRKDDCNEYESNVKVLHGKKVYTDYSVIGIPGDGRCLFRSVARGACLRSGKPPPNESIQRELADDLRARVADEFIKRKEETEWFVEGDFDTYVSQIRKPHVWGGEPELFIASHVLQMPITVYMYDKDAGGLISIAEYGQEYGKENPIRVLYHGFGHYDALEIPRRKGPKPRL, encoded by the exons ATGAGTATTTGCTTTTCTACTAGTCAGTCCTCAATAAATGCTGTTGTCCTGAAAGGTCGTACTCCGCTGCTGATGAGCAGTAACATTCATGGCCTTTGGTCCCAAGGAATATCGACTTCAATTTCTTCCAGTTTGTCTCCTGGGAAGTCAGAGATAAGTCATGTTGGTCTTTCTGTTTGCACAAAATTGTCTTGCTCCACTGTTATGGGCCAAACAATTAGAGGAGGTTTCCTTGGATCATGCTGCTCCAAGCAAAGGGGCAATCCTCGATTCTTTAGTTCTGTAGTACCTCGGAAGAGGTATCATGAAATTTCATTGGCATGCCAAACTATAAATATGAGGCTTTTGGTACCTAAACAAAATATGATGCGCAAAGTTAAGTGTAATTTGGGATCAGTAAGTTGGCCGCGGGGATGTGCTTCAGTTGGCttaatttttggattacttgTATGTAATTTAAGTTCTGAACCTGCTCATGCTGAGTCACattctgaaaatgaaaataggaaaGATGACTGCAACGAGTATGAGTCAAATGTTAAAGTCTTGCATGGGAAGAAAGTTTATACTGACTATTCTGTAATTG GAATACCAGGGGATGGAAGATGCTTGTTCCGCTCTGTTGCTCGTGGGGCCTGTTTGAGGTCTGGAAAGCCCCCTCCTAATGAAAGCATTCAGAGAGAGCTGGCAGATGATTTACGAGCCAGA GTTGCTGATGAGTTTAtcaaaagaaaggaagagacCGAATG GTTTGTTGAAGGTGATTTTGATACATATGTTTCACAAATAAGGAAGCCTCATGTGTGGGGAGGTGAACCCGAATTGTTCATTGCATCACATGTTTTGCA GATGCCTATCACAGTATACATGTATGATAAAGATGCTGGTGGTTTGATATCAATTGCTGAGTATGGTCAAGAGTACGGCAAAGAAAACCCAATTAGAGTTCTCTACCATGGCTTTGGTCATTATGATGCATTAGAGATTCCTAGAAGGAAGGGTCCTAAGCCAAGACTGTAg
- the LOC100810338 gene encoding OVARIAN TUMOR DOMAIN-containing deubiquitinating enzyme 4-like (The RefSeq protein has 2 substitutions compared to this genomic sequence) produces MSICFSTSQSSINAVVLKGRTPLLMSSNIHGLWSQGISTSISSSLSPGKSEISHVGLSVCTKLSCSTVMGQTIRGGFLGSCCSKQRGNPRFFSSVVPRKRYHEISLACQTINMRLLVPKQNMMRKVKCNLGSVSWPRGCASVGLIFGLLVCNLSSEPAHAESHSENENRKDDCNEYESNVKVLHGKKVYTDYSVIGIPGDGRCLFRSVARGACLRSGKPPPNESIQRELADDLRARVADEFIKRKEETEWFVEGDFDTYVSQIRKPHVWGGESELFIASHVLQMPITVYMYDKDAGGLISIAEYGQKYGKENPIRVLYHGFGHYDALEIPRRKGPKPRL; encoded by the exons ATGAGTATTTGCTTTTCTACTAGTCAGTCCTCAATAAATGCTGTTGTCCTGAAAGGTCGTACTCCGCTGCTGATGAGCAGTAACATTCATGGCCTTTGGTCCCAAGGAATATCGACTTCAATTTCTTCCAGTTTGTCTCCTGGGAAGTCAGAGATAAGTCATGTTGGTCTTTCTGTTTGCACAAAATTGTCTTGCTCCACTGTTATGGGCCAAACAATTAGAGGAGGTTTCCTTGGATCATGCTGCTCCAAGCAAAGGGGCAATCCTCGATTCTTTAGTTCTGTAGTACCTCGGAAGAGGTATCATGAAATTTCATTGGCATGCCAAACTATAAATATGAGGCTTTTGGTACCTAAACAAAATATGATGCGCAAAGTTAAGTGTAATTTGGGATCAGTAAGTTGGCCGCGGGGATGTGCTTCAGTTGGCttaatttttggattacttgTATGTAATTTAAGTTCTGAACCTGCTCATGCTGAGTCACattctgaaaatgaaaataggaaaGATGACTGCAACGAGTATGAGTCAAATGTTAAAGTCTTGCATGGGAAGAAAGTTTATACTGACTATTCTGTAATTG GAATACCAGGGGATGGAAGATGCTTGTTCCGCTCTGTTGCTCGTGGGGCCTGTTTGAGGTCTGGAAAGCCCCCTCCTAATGAAAGCATTCAGAGAGAGCTGGCAGATGATTTACGAGCCAGA GTTGCTGATGAGTTTAtcaaaagaaaggaagagacCGAATG GTTTGTTGAAGGTGATTTTGATACATATGTTTCACAAATAAGGAAGCCTCATGTGTGGGGAGGTGAACCCGAATTGTTCATTGCATCACATGTTTTGCA GATGCCTATCACAGTATACATGTATGATAAAGATGCTGGTGGTTTGATATCAATTGCTGAGTATGGTCAAGAGTACGGCAAAGAAAACCCAATTAGAGTTCTCTACCATGGCTTTGGTCATTATGATGCATTAGAGATTCCTAGAAGGAAGGGTCCTAAGCCAAGACTGTAg